In the genome of Siniperca chuatsi isolate FFG_IHB_CAS linkage group LG17, ASM2008510v1, whole genome shotgun sequence, one region contains:
- the LOC122864514 gene encoding uncharacterized protein LOC122864514 isoform X3 — MEHNSLGCQVCLTTFNKMCDLKQHMRSRAHQEKMEEVFQKDKFKGSGFFPFIIVMDPLSKHEMKQPIIGLSLLTMCFSRETKTFFYLCHVCEEKRPPDKILHHLSSGDHCSNYFNYTNPNVLSFSWVPSMDMRVVLRPEITKEVKERGPGQLQMLDLPENLLKKLETSTYFEVMRALSENDKLLKLLEAVKPKRTMIQTYQRDSNRKHPLLGMQHLVECICVGPTEKRYYLCTLCNLTLATHAIIKHVLSFDHIFSYFKAWHPSTLVSKECYKDYTKQFASEILDFAKQTEEIHGTANTDMKQMSLEPGEFQSVNFACYAKALKELESITKEKRESSLITSVKQGKKLEFRIQSARPVASCYKLRCQDCSMNFKTISPYLQHLTKWNHKQMLKKFFGEAERVDGYDQTGTKPNLGLYRYLLESTKQNQPAIGVPLVVTCVNTEVQGEAIYVCFACEDCFPESLLRQHFNSRKHLIHTLLYQNPWRLPFAWENPLDVEVLRSMAWDEEKERGPNQMLLKVLDMPYWMFQRLIPPSYPKVMERLELYHTLLKREVPRRETYSKLKQSERFPLLGQQFLVMHVVCVRRHQSTEVGSLCLLCERRLSDDECYAHVFSREHVGKFLDRFHPGSQNSSTDAETLLDLAKQAARVHSISHVQVVKLDKPIWEPCSYHRAISILTSAKKRDRKGKLEPEIMPKQKLFPRETLKEVDKDHMRDNSQKNGRMMEGSVKNPSQKSTENTVKVGAEMTNTKCGENAEKGADEETPTPSEKESEKRREVFSKTSSEEIKNAGSDTCQAIKEEKIEEPTEIGEERRKDVPTRLKNNMYKENKRKRPSSMSEKSQEDTCPNEDVEKDMGQKRQRLTSKHDASSCEEPQNLPSSGQKEATTSDKDESHKTAKDKASSNMNYQQAAQLWQYVKRKSREPVVGLSALLECHCDQCDPIYLCECCSLKIPEKDIVSHVTGFDHQKMYLGLQKLPTPPWNHQRMIIRQRALLLEKDEGYGDAQVVDVDEEIYNNISKQNFKSAIQTVKALQAQQESRLELPSTSALSAVQPVDTSVTLHAQYEVYSLTDDFQVSQFGINQVVETDDHSEDSEAQPSSVTATESVMTETSCKTTQVLPESADNTNTCLTVSRSSEDTSSLHVSTCGKNTTRLQPDSTEKAEIISNTTVGPLKIAATSKIVGTSQTAATSDSTVTTPTKSTTAVSKCTVESSISTPDTTKSTAPISKLTVPSSSCNTATTKLRETAYKCVASATASTTKLTAANPNSSTTTTISTAPTYSCTTTTTNCRETAFKCVSSTSSVTETTSKFTATVSKLTGTTSTSSVNISGATSTTKSATVSKPLESRTGAAKMTKTSVKCENTEASPKTVHMKNSVGSNADVAPNIPKSKAPEAPHLMSVRSENRSPSTEPSHTSTSKTKPHESSPRVGLNMLIVVRCEGRQQIYCQLCSVKLLSSTHLRSYTHKYNYVKKMIPECTAKPSEFAKLDKMVALLAEVEKVAGSRSPETIEVKNDVYEELAALPEDKAVERLKEMVRQRDLRHSSSSTTNAAEVLRQQVAFASPCEVSSPDDGMYMPQNEMAGLSTDNQSEQENKHELQKLLVQMPEIESISEEDGNLAPGQSDKAQSFYGKSPQANDLISDQLHLCPTLINDPKPITTPIIQDADVGVKVEQETFEYDVESQATVDVTPAIESQVKMEKPQGWADPLATDSESTGRFAQTLDTCQETPEKGQQQERSDPELQDTQKVLEGTQKTSPVKIFNPDPLFSATSVNTEIQQNQSRPSQKTEHVPKHSGCSPGPWHHSASQTLPIFSIGEKTQGPSHLSSWLKVKGLETEPVIGLGSVWECRGIGLGSKFLNSFFLCESCSETLSTNDICQHMVSSDHQRKYMKRHYPEFLYWSKDDLDEDMKLEVLNGIAWMLSLREREIDAQCILLKRELYEYVRKAPFSEALNIVQEFEKEPKQRVFCLPISTPRQKDQQPEDRQSLEESLPTEIQSAQALETDQRSDNEARRFTVGDLDGVKQRRVLSPLDVTSVSLKADSVVSPFPSAGTCLSPQETCRIISMQPELRPPVSQQQRPFPELQVKRTEVQSLSSSIVSPSQTLSMPPRDKCLPTRKRPAVTSVETLVRPCTNNPQLEDPLPAKYIRTCRSLQPIRQPSLESASKFTPVNPAATSILLSPKDEDTGPGFDKQDASIVDSTHIAHLIALLREMKSEKKVFPCMSAPDNAETTTSCASPKSGVERRWDPKRVQTTSTMAKRRRWDSKCQLVKATVKKNLPPTNSLEGMVSTAAPVVLGCDSQLVTPNANSAFSANNSSLEGYLMRGNLLFRATETQAVGTMLPSASTADHSDPQHQGSVNAQSVFGNVSLFKPSPYFVASNPGQIPQPRCNSETGSTGVCQLPINTIITARPHPTNHQFMGGFKGQDHTKANRGNQVSHSVSTDLTASPSDTLAASGGYGQYSQMACVTNGHSGYLSSEAVAGYITPDNPPVLTGSLYQHEGYTKRGLYPSQIYPEQEANRFGHSLATPSAGWVRLETQQQTQQQQQQLQQQQQQQQLQQQQQQLQQQQQQLQQQQQLQQQQQQQQQQQQQQQQQQLQQQQQQLAQQQQQQLQQQQQQQTQQQGSSWTSAALATGNGKVNSEAACLGAVQFPTPANNSQRSIERMNDYSTNRIIPAQTSNNIITQNTPQVYLSPPVIHYSPTANSEFLAQASANSFYASGRGVFIVAPSMVNATPPVSHETTR, encoded by the exons AAAGCATGGCACCCCTCTACTTTGGTGTCAAAGGAATGCTACAAGGACTACACCAAGCAATTTGCCTCTGAAATACTTGATTTCGCAAAGCAGACAGAGGAAATTCATGGTACTGCAAACACTGATATGAAG CAAATGAGCCTGGAGCCTGGCGAATTCCAATCAGTGAATTTCGCTTGTTATGCAAAAG CTTTGAAGGAACTGGAATCCATCACaaaggaaaaaagggagagCAGCTTGATTACAAGCGTCAAGCAAGGGAAAAAGCTGg AGTTTCGTATTCAGTCAGCAAGGCCTGTAGCATCATGCTACAAACTACGCTGTCAG GACTGCAGTATGAACTTCAAGACTATATCTCCATATTTACAACATTTGACAAAGTGGAACCACAAACAG ATGTTGAAGAAATTCTTTGGCGAAG CTGAAAGAGTTGATGGCTATGACCAAACAG GAACGAAACCCAATCTGGGTTTATACAGGTACCTCCTAGAGAGCACGAAGCAAAATCAACCAGCTATTG gtgTACCCCTGGTAGTGACGTGTGTCAACACTGAGGTTCAGGGGGAAGCTATTTATGTGTGCTTTGCTTGTGAGGACTGTTTTCCCGAGTCCTTACTCAGACAACACTTTAACTCTCGAAAACATCTCATACACACGTTG CTGTACCAGAATCCCTGGCGGCTCCCTTTTGCCTGGGAGAATCCTCTGGATGTGGAAGTCTTAAGATCAATGGCATGGgatgaggagaaggaaagagggcCAAATCAGATGTTGCTGAAG GTACTTGATATGCCATACTGGATGTTTCAGAGACTCATCCCACCTAGTTACCCAAAAG TGATGGAGAGACTTGAACTATACCACACTCTCTTAAAGCGTGAAG TTCCACGGCGTGAAACATACAGCAAACTCAAACAAAGCGAGAGATTTCCTCTGCTCG GTCAGCAGTTCCTGGTCATGCATGTTGTGTGCGTTAGACGGCATCAGTCCACAGAAGTGGGATCTCTGTGTTTGCTCTGTGAGAGGAGGTTGTCAGACGATGAATGTTACGCTCATGTGTTCAGTCGGGAACATGTTGGAAAATTTCTA gacCGTTTCCATCCAGGCTCACAGAATTCAAGCACTGATGCAGAAACCTTATTGGACTTGGCAAAACAGGCAGCACGTGTTCACTCCATATCACATGTACAG GTTGTAAAGTTGGACAAGCCCATCTGGGAGCCATGCTCCTACCACAGAG CGATATCCATCTTGACATCTGCAAAGAAGAGAGATCGGAAAGGAAAGCTTGAACCCGAAATAATGCCTAAACAGAAGCTAT TCCCCAGAGAAACTTTGAAAGAGGTGGACAAGGACCATATGAGAGACAACAGTCAGAAAAATGGCAGGATGATGGAGGGGTCTGTGAAAAACCCCAGTCAAAAGTCTacagaaaacacagtaaaagtTGGTGCTGAAATGACCAATACCAAATGTGGAGAAAATGCAGAAAAGGGAGCCGACGAGGAGACTCCTACACCAAGTGAAAAAGaatcagagaagagaagagaggtgttttcaaaaacaagttcagAGGAGATAAAGAATGCAGGTAGTGACACATGCCAGGCAATAAAAGAGGAGAAGATTGAAGAGCCTACAGAGATTGGtgaagaaaggagaaaagatgTCCCGACACGGTTAAAGAACAACatgtacaaagaaaataaaagaaagaggcCAAGCAGCATGTCTGAAAAATCACAGGAGGACACATGTCCTAATGAGGATGTAGAGAAAGACATGGGCCAAAAAAGGCAACGGCTCACCTCCAAACACGACGCATCATCTTGCGAAGAACCCCAAAACCTGCCAAGTAGTGGACAAAAGGAGGCGACCACCTCAGACAAGGACGAAAGTCACAAGACTGCGAAAGATAAAG CGTCTTCTAACATGAACTACCAACAAGCAGCTCAATTGTGGCAGTATGTCAAGAGGAAGAGCCGAGAGCCTGTTGTTG GCTTAAGTGCACTTCTTGAATGCCATTGTGATCAATGTGACCCAATCTACCTCTGTGAGTGCTGCTCTCTGAAGATCCCAGAGAAGGACATTGTCAGCCACGTTACCGGATTTGACCACCAGAAGATGTATCTG GGGTTACAGAAACTCCCAACTCCACCATGGAACCACCAGAGGATGATAATCAGACAGAGGGCTTTATTGTTGGAAAAGGATGAGGGATATGGAGACGCTCAG GTTGTTGATGTGGATGAAGAGATTTACAATAACATCTCAAAGCAAAACTTTAAATCAG CCATACAGACAGTGAAGGCACTTCAGGCACAGCAGGAAAGCAGACTTGAACTCCCTTCAACCTCGGCTCTGTCTGCTGTTCAACCTGTGGACACCTCAGTCACCCTTCATGCTCAATATGAGGTCTATTCTTTGACAGATGACTTCCAGGTCagtcaatttggcatcaatcAG gtGGTGGAGACTGATGATCATTCAGAAGACTCTGAGGCACAGCCGTCCTCAGTAACTGCAACTGAGTCTGTAATGACTGAAACCTCCTGCAAAACAACTCAAGTCCTCCCTGAGTCAGCTGACAACACTAACACCTGCCTGACTGTTTCCAGAAGTAGTGAAGACACATCAAGTCTTCATGTGTCTACATGTGGGAAAAACACAACACGCTTGcaacctgattccacagaaaaagctgaaataatttCAAACACAACGGTGGGACCATTAAAAATAGCAGCCACTTCCAAAATAGTGGGGACATCTCAAACTGCAGCAACTTCAGATTCTACGGTAACCACTCCCACCAAATCCACGACGGCCGTGTCCAAATGTACAGTCGAATCTTCCATTTCTACTCCAGACACCACCAAATCGACAGCACCCATCTCCAAACTTACAGTCCCCAGCTCCAGCTGTAATACAGCCACCACCAAATTGAGAGAAACTGCCTACAAATGTGTAGCAAGTGCCACTGCCAGCACCACCAAACTGACTGCAGCCAATCCCAATTCCAGTACAACAACCACCATATCTACAGCTCCCACCTACAGCTGTACTACAACCACCACCAACTGTAGAGAAACTGCCTTCAAATGTGTATCAAGTACCTCCAGTGTCACTGAAACCACCTCTAAATTTACAGCAACTGTGTCCAAACTGACAGGAACCACCTCCACCTCTAGTGTTAACATCTCAGGTGCAACCTCAACCACAAAATCTGCAACAGTGTCCAAACCACTGGAAAGCAGAACTGGAGCTgctaaaatgactaaaacgtcagttaaatgtgaaaacactgaaGCCTCTCCCAAGACTGTACATATGAAGAATTCAGTGGGGTCAAATGCTGATGTTGCACCAAATATTCCTAAGAGTAAGGCACCTGAAGCTCCCCACCTCATGTCCGTCAGGTCTGAAAACAGGAGTCCGTCCACAGAGCCATCGCATACCTCCACAAGTAAGACAAAGCCACATGAAAGCTCTCCTAGAGTTG GCTTAAACATGCTGATTGTAGTGAGATGTGAAGGAAGGCAGCAAATCTACTGTCAGCTGTGTTCAGTCAAGTTACTCAGCTCCACTCACCTAAGGAGCTATACCCACAAGTATAACTATGTG AAAAAGATGATCCCTGAGTGCACTGCTAAGCCGTCAGAGTTTGCCAAATTGGACAAGATGGTGGCCCTCTTGGCTGAGGTTGAGAAAGTTGCAGGATCCCGGTCCCCTGAG ACAATAGAAGTGAAGAATGATGTGTACGAAGAGCTGGCTGCTCTTCCAGAGGATAAAG ctgtagaaagactgaaagaaatggtgagacagagagacctGAGGCACTCATCATCCTCCACAACCAATGCTGCAGAGGTTTTGAGACAGCAAGTTGCCTTTGCTAGTCCGTGTGAAGTTTCAAGCCCAGATGATG GGATGTACATGCCACAGAATGAAATGGCAGGACTTTCTACTgataaccaatcagagcaggAGAACAAACATGAACTCCAGAAACTATTGGTCCAGATGCCTG AAATTGAATCCATTTCAGAAGAGGACGGAAATCTTGCTCCAGGTCAGTCAGACAAAGCTCAGAGCTTCTATGGTAAAAGCCCACAAGCTAATGACCTGATTTCAGACCAGCTTCATTTGTGTCCGACCTTGATTAATGACCCAAAGCCCATCACAACTCCTATAATTCAAGACGCAGACGTAGGAG TCAAGGTTGAACAGGAGACATTTGAGTATGATGTGGAGTCCCAGGCTACGGTTGATGTCACACCTGCAATTGAGAGTCAAG TCAAAATGGAGAAACCTCAGGGTTGGGCCGATCCTCTTGCCACTGACTCAGAATCCACAGGCAGATTTGCCCAAACCCTTGATACATGTCAAGAGACTCCTGAAAAGGGACAACAGCAGGAGAGAAGTGATCCAGAGTTACAGGACACACAGAAGGTGCTTGAAGGCACTCAGAAAACATCCCCTGTAAAAATCTTCAACCCAGACCCGCtcttttctgctacttcagtgAATACAGAAATTCAGCAGAACCAATCAAGACCCAGCCAGAAAACAGAACATGTACCAAAACACTCAGGATGCAGTCCAGGACCTTGGCACCACAGTGCGTCACAGACACTCCCAATATTTTCAATAG GAGAAAAAACTCAGGGCCCCAGTCATTTGTCCTCATGGTTGAAGGTGAAGGGACTGGAAACTGAACCAGTCATAG GTCTGGGCTCTGTGTGGGAGTGTCGAGGGATAGGGTTAGGGTCGAAGTTCCTCAATTCATTCTTCTTGTGTGAGAGCTGCAGCGAGACGCTCTCCACTAATGACATCTGTCAACACATGGTCAGCAGTGACCACCAGCGTAAATACATG AAGAGGCATTACCCTGAGTTTCTGTACTGGTCGAAGGATGATCTTGACGAGGATATGAAACTGGAGGTTTTAAATGGCATTGCCTGGATGCTCTCACTGCGGGAACGTGAGATCGATGCGCAG TGTATACTGCTGAAAAGGGAGTTGTATGAATATGTTCGGAAAGCTCCATTCAGTGAAG CTTTAAACATAGTGCAAGAATTTGAGAAAGAACCGAAACAGAGAGTCTTTTGTCTACCCATCTCTACTCCACGACAAAAGG ACCAGCAGCCTGAGGACCGGCAGAGTCTAGAGGAATCTCTTCCCACAGAGATACAGTCAGCACAGGCACTTGAGACAGACCAGAGAAGTGACAATG AAGCAAGGAGATTTACTGTTGGAGATTTGGATGGGGTCAAACAAAGAAGAGTCTTGAGTCCTTTGGATGTGACCAGTGTCTCCTTAAAGGCTGATTCGGTTGTCTCTCCATTCCCCAGCGCTGGCACATGTCTCAGTCCCCAAGAGACCTGCAGGATCATTTCTATGCAACCAGAACTCAGACCACCAGTCTCTCAGCAACAGAGGCCTTTCCCCGAGTTGCAAGTGAAACGGACAGAGGTGCAATCCCTATCTTCCTCTATTGTTAGTCCTAGTCAAACCCTGTCAATGCCTCCCAGAGATAAATGTCTTCCAACCAGGAAAAGGCCAGCTGTTACATCTGTTGAAACTCTGGTAAGACCTTGCACCAATAACCCCCAACTCGAGGATCCTTTGCCAGCCAAATACATTCGCACATGCAGGTCACTGCAGCCTATCAGACAGCCCAGCCTTGAATCAGCCTCCAAGTTCACACCTGTCAACCCTGCTGCAACCTCCATCCTCCTGTCTCCTAAGGACGAAGACACAGGACCTGGATTTGATAAACAAGACGCATCCATTGTGGACTCGACACACATTGCACACCTAATAGCTCTGTTGAGAGAGATGAAGTCTGAGAAAAAAGTATTCCCTTGCATGTCTGCTCCAGATAATGCTGAGACTACTACCTCCTGCGCTTCACCCAAAAGTGGTGTGGAGAGAAGATGGGATCCAAAGCGTGTGCAGACTACATCTACAATggcaaaaagaagaagatgggATTCAAAGTGTCAGCTGGTTAAAGctacagtgaaaaaaaatctgccccCCACTAACTCATTGGAAGGGATGGTCTCAACAGCAGCTCCTGTGGTCTTGGGCTGTGACAGCCAACTTGTCACCCCTAATGCTAACTCTGCTTTCTCTGCCAACAACTCATCTCTTGAGGGCTATTTAATGAGGGGCAACCTTTTATTCAGAGCGACTGAAACCCAGGCAGTCGGTACCATGTTACCTTCTGCCAGCACTGCTGACCACAGTGACCCACAACACCAGGGAAGTGTCAATGCTCAGAGCGTCTTTGGAAACGTGAGTCTGTTCAAACCTAGTCCCTACTTTGTAGCCAGCAACCCAGGTCAAATACCACAGCCACGATGTAACTCAGAGACTGGTAGCACTGGGGTTTGTCAGTTGCCCATTAACACGATCATAACTGCCAGGCCACACCCCACTAACCACCAGTTTATGGGCGGCTTTAAGGGACAGGACCACACTAAGGCAAACAGAGGCAATCAGGTCTCTCACAGTGTCTCCACAGATTTAACAGCAAGCCCCAGTGACACTTTGGCAGCTTCAGGAGGGTATGGTCAGTACAGCCAAATGGCTTGTGTCACAAATGGACATTCAGGTTATCTCTCTTCTGAGGCTGTTGCAGGTTACATAACACCAGACAACCCTCCTGTATTAACTGGGAGTTTATACCAACATGAAGGGTACACTAAAAGGGGGCTCTACCCAAGCCAGATTTACCCAGAGCAGGAAGCAAACCGCTTTGGACACAGTTTAGCAACTCCATCGGCTGGATGGGTGAGGCTGGAAACGCAGCAGCaaacccagcagcagcagcagcaactccagcagcagcagcagcagcagcaactccagcagcagcagcagcaactccagcagcagcagcagcagctccagcagcagcagcaactccagcagcagcagcagcagcagcagcagcagcagcagcagcagcagcagcagcaactccagcagcagcagcagcagctagcccagcagcagcagcagcaactccagcagcagcagcagcagcaaacccAGCAGCAGGGCTCCTCGTGGACAAGTGCTGCTCTGGCTACTGGAAATGGCAAAGTGAACAGTGAAGCTGCCTGCTTAGGCGCTGTTCAATTCCCCACTCCAGCCAACAATTCACAAAGGTCAATTGAACGAATGAACGATTACAGCACCAACAGAATCATTCCAGCACAGACCAGTAACAACATAATAACACAGAACACTCCCCAAGTTTACCTCAGTCCTCCAGTTATTCACTATTCTCCTACAGCCAACAGTGAATTCTTAGCCCAGGCATCTGCAAACTCCTTTTATGCCTCTGGCAGAGGGGTTTTTATTGTAGCTCCCTCCATGGTCAATGCCACGCCTCCAGTTTCCCATGAAACTACCCGTTAA